A window from Mycoplasma phocoeninasale encodes these proteins:
- the secDF gene encoding protein translocase subunit SecDF — protein MKKAKFINNKFRWFLNIIFIIIMILATVFGSIFYLGPKLSNQTVDKVSNAKIGLRIQANSVNNRNIITNSRDIINLTQKYLQSKNSALASAYSFKLLSDSLVSVTGNDVKSDEQLNQLISSLVNKPYLTITDEKGNPLFYKGLFISQTPNPNNPNQITKTLQDFINDGPEDYTVNLLENPATTYNRGGVRQRIQVKLDRIGWEQFIQLSNAYFFRNIINNNNNGNPNDPSLKVYFWLNLHDFIKEAKEKFPEDWKKSGENPVNFAYINNSVNSEEKRDENNRVIEVKPPVLKLNEINARQYLISSENPAALLSPDKSESSFYLINRNEHGLTDEAIADSINYSYLPFNFIKEYSYFNVNQSNHKNSYLIVIAILFSLFALFLISKYRLLGFISIISLGFFIFVFLSIITAFNISITPIIAFAVIFMIFVVFELIHNKLSIFKKEVNEGSNANKAINKLAKHGFIVGLDSVAILIISSIIAIFISFLYVNTLGIIIFIGSLLALFITVIINTVMLKSIVKTETFDKNSAPLVYKNQKMYTFISKFDLISKSKYFTIIFAAIAILAVVIWGIVAGVKGSPLNGLNLDNEVKYHYYYTLGSGLNNNLSLTSAQEIANYITKMNPQVQANVLLQNMSNLVGSEVYLVEVWSNSNISGLINSTNLPHAVELLEKSMNEIRILDLGVNIGFLIAVIVASLSLVFVYFSMRFSLLSGVILLVKEAFIVILVMLFTIITYTNINNSIFGTMVLLTMLNVVDSAISSQRIKEEFKKDLNTKNFIYEKEKIDELFKIYVQDVFFRQMLNIFVAIALMSAVLPLITNLNPTFILSLGFGIISVSLINIFLIPNIWRLLYIKKYEIKKNRIKNNYWKTEEIEEQTFIGINDFSI, from the coding sequence ATGAAAAAGGCAAAATTTATTAATAATAAGTTTAGATGATTTTTAAACATAATTTTTATAATTATCATGATATTGGCAACTGTTTTTGGTAGTATTTTTTATCTAGGACCTAAATTAAGTAACCAAACTGTAGATAAAGTATCAAATGCTAAAATCGGTTTAAGAATTCAAGCTAATAGTGTTAACAATCGAAATATTATTACCAATTCACGTGATATTATAAATTTAACACAGAAATATCTTCAAAGCAAAAATAGTGCTTTAGCATCCGCTTATTCTTTTAAATTACTATCAGATTCATTGGTATCTGTTACAGGCAATGATGTTAAAAGCGACGAACAACTTAATCAACTAATTTCGAGTTTAGTTAATAAACCATATCTAACAATTACCGATGAAAAAGGTAATCCGTTATTTTATAAAGGTTTATTTATATCCCAGACTCCTAATCCAAATAATCCCAACCAAATTACTAAAACACTACAAGATTTTATTAACGATGGACCAGAAGATTATACTGTTAATCTACTAGAAAATCCAGCTACAACTTATAATAGAGGTGGTGTTAGACAAAGAATTCAAGTTAAATTAGATAGAATAGGTTGAGAACAATTTATTCAATTATCTAATGCATATTTTTTTAGAAATATTATCAATAATAATAACAACGGTAATCCAAATGATCCATCATTGAAAGTTTATTTCTGATTAAACTTGCATGATTTTATTAAAGAAGCAAAGGAAAAATTTCCTGAAGATTGAAAAAAATCGGGAGAAAATCCAGTTAATTTTGCTTACATTAACAACAGTGTTAATTCGGAAGAAAAACGAGATGAAAATAATAGAGTCATTGAAGTAAAACCTCCGGTTTTGAAACTAAATGAAATCAATGCTAGACAATATTTAATCAGTAGTGAAAATCCAGCAGCTCTGCTATCGCCTGATAAAAGTGAATCTTCGTTTTATTTAATCAATAGAAATGAGCATGGACTAACTGATGAGGCCATTGCCGATTCAATTAATTATTCATACCTACCTTTTAACTTCATAAAAGAATACAGTTATTTCAATGTTAATCAAAGTAACCACAAAAATAGTTATTTAATTGTAATTGCAATTTTATTCTCATTATTTGCTTTATTCTTGATATCAAAATATAGACTATTAGGTTTTATATCAATAATATCTTTAGGTTTCTTCATTTTCGTGTTTCTGTCAATAATCACGGCATTTAATATTTCAATAACACCAATTATTGCTTTTGCTGTAATATTCATGATATTTGTAGTCTTTGAGCTTATTCATAATAAATTATCAATTTTTAAAAAAGAAGTTAATGAAGGTTCAAATGCTAACAAAGCTATTAACAAATTAGCAAAACATGGATTCATTGTTGGGCTTGATAGTGTGGCGATTTTAATTATTAGTTCAATAATTGCTATATTTATTAGTTTTCTTTATGTTAACACGCTTGGCATTATAATTTTTATTGGATCATTACTGGCGTTATTTATTACGGTTATAATTAATACTGTAATGCTTAAGAGTATTGTCAAAACTGAAACATTTGACAAAAACTCTGCCCCACTAGTTTACAAGAACCAGAAAATGTATACTTTTATATCAAAATTTGATCTTATCTCGAAATCTAAATATTTCACAATAATTTTTGCAGCCATTGCTATTTTGGCAGTTGTTATCTGAGGAATTGTAGCGGGAGTAAAAGGTTCTCCATTAAATGGGTTAAATTTAGACAATGAAGTTAAATATCATTACTACTACACTCTTGGAAGCGGACTAAATAATAACTTATCTTTAACTTCAGCACAAGAGATTGCAAATTATATTACTAAAATGAATCCTCAAGTTCAGGCTAATGTTCTACTTCAAAATATGTCAAATCTTGTTGGATCAGAAGTTTATCTTGTTGAAGTTTGATCAAATTCAAATATTTCAGGTTTAATAAATTCAACAAATTTACCACATGCTGTTGAATTGCTAGAAAAATCCATGAATGAAATTAGAATCTTAGATTTAGGAGTTAATATTGGCTTTTTAATAGCTGTTATAGTTGCTTCTTTATCGCTAGTATTCGTATACTTTAGCATGAGATTTTCACTACTATCAGGAGTAATTCTACTAGTCAAAGAAGCATTTATTGTTATTCTCGTTATGCTATTTACAATTATTACATACACTAATATCAATAATAGTATTTTTGGAACGATGGTACTACTAACAATGTTAAATGTTGTTGATTCTGCAATAAGTTCACAAAGAATAAAAGAAGAATTCAAAAAAGATTTAAACACTAAGAACTTTATTTACGAAAAAGAAAAAATTGATGAATTATTTAAGATTTATGTACAAGATGTTTTCTTTAGACAAATGTTAAATATTTTTGTGGCAATTGCCCTAATGTCAGCTGTCTTGCCTCTAATTACCAATTTAAATCCTACTTTTATTCTAAGTCTAGGTTTCGGCATTATTTCTGTAAGTTTAATAAACATATTTTTAATACCTAATATTTGAAGATTGTTATATATTAAGAAATACGAAATTAAGAAAAATAGAATAAAAAATAACTATTGAAAAACCGAAGAAATAGAAGAACAAACTTTTATTGGCATAAATGATTTTTCAATTTAG
- a CDS encoding variable surface lipoprotein, protein MKKLTKIMISIGSIASVLTVPLVAAACNNTDKQPKPDPKPDDPKPDPNPSPAPTPEPMPDPNPKPEPSPMPDPTPNPEPAPKPNPEPSPTPDPNPDMDDKKDSEVIMLDKDQKAEVVNIFELDKNLLVSENLNKLVLKQANNIKIEKVYADAYNDLEGSLSISVQGLYNEKNFSFNNYLISDFHNHKKLESFKFFKISLNKNTLIENNKNINDLYSLRGQEVLNYLNIMSNGVYLNDLFSNKIIDLDFISLNRRNNNATFAFNYSYKIKENSEEQKTKKILISGTRVILPSDSVTNKDILNYLLDRKIVIKNNYDKTFFASVFEGRSNSAKNSIVSTFFDFDATENLKYFQKKGGLSIEIDNVKSNDIEGSLLISYYVTYDLNDVKDRSNTKNIKVNNFPTARDDLDIKKDFNIEITDITNKEFKNNLKNLYNQYNNNDIDGVKIVSPEDLKKYFGFSNDWNVITEIDNKDRDRFTLDDTNSFWEFRYKGRKIQGNLNFDNGIIKDPVSNKDKIIFSLLQIKPKEVSNIRINKDNTTITVDFVYDIKYFVYNANNVNSKATEEIVVTQKKTITSTVDKLG, encoded by the coding sequence ATGAAAAAACTCACAAAGATAATGATTTCAATTGGTTCAATCGCTAGTGTACTAACTGTACCATTAGTTGCAGCAGCATGCAACAATACAGACAAGCAACCAAAGCCCGACCCAAAGCCAGATGATCCTAAACCAGATCCAAATCCTAGTCCAGCGCCAACTCCAGAACCAATGCCAGATCCTAACCCAAAACCCGAACCAAGTCCAATGCCAGATCCGACACCAAATCCTGAGCCAGCCCCAAAGCCAAATCCAGAACCTAGCCCAACTCCAGATCCAAATCCTGACATGGATGATAAAAAAGATTCTGAAGTAATTATGTTAGATAAGGATCAAAAAGCTGAAGTAGTAAATATTTTTGAATTAGACAAAAATCTATTAGTATCGGAGAATTTGAACAAATTAGTGTTAAAACAAGCTAATAACATAAAAATAGAGAAAGTTTATGCTGATGCGTATAATGATTTAGAGGGTAGTCTTTCTATCTCGGTTCAAGGGTTATACAATGAAAAAAATTTTAGTTTTAATAATTATTTAATAAGTGATTTTCATAATCACAAAAAACTTGAAAGTTTTAAATTTTTCAAAATCTCGTTAAATAAAAATACATTAATAGAAAATAATAAAAATATTAATGATCTTTATTCATTAAGAGGTCAAGAAGTATTAAATTATTTAAATATTATGTCAAATGGAGTTTATTTAAATGATTTATTTAGTAATAAAATAATTGATTTAGATTTCATAAGTTTAAACAGAAGAAACAATAATGCAACATTTGCATTCAACTATTCATACAAAATAAAAGAAAATAGCGAAGAGCAAAAAACAAAAAAAATATTAATTAGTGGAACAAGAGTTATTCTCCCTAGTGATTCAGTTACAAATAAAGACATTTTAAATTATCTTCTAGATAGAAAAATAGTTATAAAAAATAATTATGACAAGACTTTTTTTGCTTCCGTTTTTGAAGGAAGATCAAACTCGGCAAAAAATTCTATTGTAAGTACTTTTTTCGATTTTGATGCAACTGAAAATCTTAAATATTTTCAAAAAAAAGGTGGTTTATCTATAGAAATTGATAATGTTAAATCAAATGACATTGAAGGAAGTCTTCTAATTTCTTATTATGTTACTTATGATTTAAATGATGTAAAAGATAGATCAAATACAAAAAATATTAAAGTAAATAATTTCCCTACCGCAAGAGATGATTTGGATATTAAAAAAGATTTCAACATAGAAATTACGGACATTACCAATAAAGAATTTAAAAATAATTTGAAAAATCTATACAATCAATATAATAATAATGATATAGATGGTGTAAAAATAGTGAGTCCCGAGGATCTAAAAAAATATTTTGGTTTTTCAAATGACTGAAATGTAATCACCGAAATCGATAATAAAGATCGTGATAGATTTACTTTAGATGACACAAATTCATTTTGAGAATTTAGATATAAAGGAAGAAAAATTCAAGGTAACTTAAACTTCGATAATGGCATAATAAAAGATCCCGTCTCAAATAAAGATAAAATTATATTTTCTTTACTACAAATTAAACCAAAAGAGGTTTCAAATATAAGAATTAACAAAGATAATACAACTATAACAGTTGACTTTGTATATGATATAAAATATTTCGTTTACAATGCAAACAATGTTAATTCTAAAGCAACAGAGGAAATTGTTGTTACTCAGAAAAAAACTATTACCTCAACAGTGGATAAACTTGGTTAA
- a CDS encoding inorganic diphosphatase, whose product MKNIEVNIEISKNSSIKYEYDRKSKKIKVDRILRGEFTYPANYGYISEALDWDGDELDVLVYSPETFLPGTALNARVVGAMKMIDSGETDTKLIAVHADDYRLDHIKSLNDIDQMWLVKVRNFFSTYKEFKGKNQTQVTGFEDIKWAEHEYLECCELMKKYGDLDKEEFISKMKKEHPEKYI is encoded by the coding sequence ATGAAAAATATTGAAGTAAATATTGAAATTAGTAAAAATTCAAGCATTAAATATGAATATGATCGTAAAAGCAAAAAGATAAAAGTGGATAGAATTTTAAGAGGAGAATTTACTTATCCCGCTAACTATGGATATATCTCTGAAGCTCTTGATTGAGATGGCGATGAACTTGATGTTTTAGTTTACTCACCAGAAACATTTCTACCTGGCACAGCACTAAATGCTAGAGTAGTGGGAGCAATGAAGATGATTGATTCAGGAGAAACTGATACAAAACTAATTGCTGTTCATGCCGATGATTATCGTTTGGATCACATTAAGAGTTTAAATGATATTGATCAAATGTGGCTTGTGAAGGTAAGAAACTTCTTTTCAACATATAAAGAATTCAAAGGCAAAAATCAAACACAAGTAACTGGCTTTGAAGATATTAAGTGAGCAGAACATGAATATTTAGAATGCTGTGAATTAATGAAAAAATATGGTGATTTAGATAAAGAAGAATTTATCTCTAAAATGAAAAAAGAACACCCAGAAAAATACATTTAA
- the aspS gene encoding aspartate--tRNA ligase, translating to MKKYYCGEINLSNLNQEVELFGWIANKRKFKQQTFMDLRDSSGLVQLVLENISDPKLTKESCLKVKGIVKKRIEANLAIKSGEIEIYVSSYEILNSSKQIPFEIGNKNINNPNEDLRLEYRFLDLREEKMLSNLKLRHQLNLAIRNFFDKHGFIEVETPILAKSTPEGARDYLVPTRRKGKFFALPQSPQLFKQLLMASGVEKYFQIARVFRDEDLRKDRQPEFTQLDIEMSFSNQEELFNLCEQMWKEILLPLGYEIKTPFPRMDFDYSMNHYGNDKPDTRFEFLIQDYSSELGKEYKNEFVKAIVFDRDITEHIKIINEIFKKNNGTTLDIIDINNSKNKVANFFKDKCEEIKKFTTPFAIISANNDNEDALKSLGAIRTTLNEIYSLADSSKLNFVWIVNWPMFEFDKETKTYAPAHHAFTQFDEKTIKYLETGEYEKVRAKSYDLVLNGFELGSGSIRIHDPLIQKKMFDILKISEKEQKNRFGFFLKSFDYGLPPHNGIAFGIERVLMILTNSKSIRDVIAFPKNAKGIDLLTNAPSDVTIEQLDEYGLSIKK from the coding sequence ATGAAAAAATATTACTGCGGAGAAATAAACCTATCGAATTTAAATCAAGAAGTTGAACTTTTTGGTTGAATTGCCAACAAACGAAAATTTAAGCAGCAAACTTTTATGGATCTGCGTGACTCTAGCGGTCTTGTTCAACTAGTATTAGAAAATATATCTGATCCTAAGTTAACAAAGGAAAGTTGCTTAAAAGTAAAAGGAATTGTAAAAAAAAGAATTGAGGCAAATTTAGCAATAAAATCAGGAGAAATTGAAATATATGTCTCAAGTTACGAAATTTTAAATTCTTCAAAGCAAATTCCTTTTGAAATCGGCAACAAAAATATTAATAATCCGAATGAAGATTTAAGATTAGAATATCGATTTTTAGATTTAAGAGAAGAAAAAATGTTGTCAAATCTAAAACTAAGACACCAACTAAATTTGGCAATTAGAAACTTCTTTGATAAACATGGATTTATTGAAGTTGAAACTCCAATACTTGCAAAATCAACACCTGAAGGAGCAAGAGATTATTTAGTTCCAACAAGAAGAAAAGGTAAGTTTTTTGCCCTGCCACAATCGCCTCAACTATTTAAACAACTTTTGATGGCTTCTGGAGTGGAAAAATATTTCCAAATTGCTAGAGTATTTCGGGATGAAGATCTAAGAAAAGATAGACAACCTGAATTTACTCAACTTGACATCGAAATGTCATTTAGCAACCAAGAAGAATTATTTAATTTATGTGAGCAAATGTGAAAAGAAATCCTATTGCCGCTTGGATATGAAATTAAAACTCCTTTTCCAAGAATGGACTTTGATTACTCAATGAATCATTATGGAAATGACAAGCCTGATACAAGATTTGAATTTTTAATTCAAGATTACAGTAGTGAACTTGGCAAAGAATATAAAAATGAATTTGTTAAGGCAATAGTTTTTGACCGTGATATTACTGAGCATATTAAAATAATTAATGAGATTTTCAAAAAGAATAATGGTACAACTTTAGACATTATTGATATAAACAATTCTAAGAACAAGGTCGCAAATTTTTTTAAAGATAAATGCGAGGAAATTAAAAAATTCACAACTCCATTTGCTATTATTTCGGCAAATAATGACAATGAAGATGCTTTAAAATCATTGGGTGCAATTAGAACAACTTTAAATGAAATTTATTCTTTAGCTGACAGTAGCAAACTTAATTTCGTCTGAATTGTTAATTGACCAATGTTTGAATTTGATAAAGAAACTAAAACCTATGCACCAGCACACCATGCCTTCACTCAATTTGATGAAAAAACTATCAAATATTTAGAAACTGGAGAATATGAAAAAGTAAGGGCAAAATCATATGATTTAGTTTTAAATGGTTTTGAGTTAGGCTCAGGTTCAATAAGAATTCATGATCCATTAATTCAGAAGAAAATGTTTGATATTCTTAAAATCTCTGAAAAAGAACAAAAAAATCGTTTTGGTTTTTTCTTGAAATCATTTGACTATGGTTTGCCGCCACACAATGGTATAGCATTTGGAATTGAAAGAGTATTAATGATTTTAACTAATTCTAAATCAATTAGAGATGTTATTGCATTTCCTAAAAACGCAAAAGGAATTGATTTGCTTACAAATGCGCCATCTGATGTTACAATAGAACAATTAGATGAATATGGTCTTTCAATTAAAAAATAA
- the secG gene encoding preprotein translocase subunit SecG, protein MGAITIIIIVFLMIVSFAIVGISFMMAPDSNSFSGALVGSNDLDLFKVSKERGIKKVLKWSMITLGILLFVLSLSLRIIIQRG, encoded by the coding sequence ATGGGAGCGATTACAATAATTATCATTGTCTTTTTAATGATTGTTTCATTTGCAATTGTCGGAATTTCTTTTATGATGGCCCCGGATTCAAATAGTTTTAGTGGAGCTTTAGTCGGAAGCAATGACTTAGATTTATTTAAGGTTTCAAAAGAAAGAGGCATTAAAAAAGTTTTAAAGTGATCAATGATTACTTTAGGAATTTTATTGTTTGTTTTATCTCTATCACTAAGAATCATTATTCAAAGAGGTTAA
- the ruvA gene encoding Holliday junction branch migration protein RuvA — MKIYLYGKIVHVSTNYLILDHNGEGELIYVPDIQRFKKEEVKKIFISDVVNEYTKITYGFDCFKELVIFEDLIALQGLGPKTAISLLNLGWENVINYIANDDRKALMEVSYVNQKLANNIIFAYRDKYQKFISKLTDEEISKFNGKVANSSNTKEFEDTMKMLGFKSQQIKYALENMSITENIEESVERAIKIIGNKINEARV; from the coding sequence ATGAAAATTTATTTATATGGAAAAATTGTGCATGTAAGCACTAACTATTTAATATTGGATCACAATGGCGAAGGAGAGCTTATTTATGTTCCTGATATTCAAAGATTTAAAAAAGAAGAGGTAAAAAAGATCTTTATTTCAGATGTGGTAAATGAATATACAAAAATCACATATGGATTTGATTGCTTTAAAGAACTGGTTATTTTTGAAGATTTAATTGCGCTACAGGGTCTTGGACCAAAAACCGCAATTAGCTTACTAAATTTAGGATGAGAAAATGTAATTAATTACATCGCTAATGATGATAGAAAAGCACTGATGGAAGTTTCTTATGTGAATCAAAAATTAGCAAACAATATTATTTTTGCATACCGAGATAAATATCAAAAATTTATTTCAAAATTGACAGATGAAGAAATTTCTAAATTTAATGGCAAGGTCGCTAATAGCAGCAATACCAAAGAATTTGAGGACACAATGAAAATGTTGGGATTCAAGTCACAACAAATTAAATACGCACTTGAAAATATGAGCATTACAGAAAATATCGAAGAAAGTGTTGAAAGGGCCATTAAAATTATAGGAAACAAGATTAATGAAGCAAGAGTTTAG
- the hisS gene encoding histidine--tRNA ligase, translating to MFKRLKGTKDIFKKEALILEYIKASFFKIARNYNFDFIETPIIEDINLFIRSSGEMSDIVSKEMYHFKDNGGKEIALRPEGTASAIRAYVENKINNLENSKLFYFGPMFRHERPQKGRFRQFNQGGVEIIENRSINTNFEIIKLAQDFLHSLRIEDFILEINNLGSTKTRIKYLQVLKDYFSAHADQLSDISKQRMQKNVLRILDDKEESQKDFVKNAPKLIDYLSEDELRDFNSLLKKLDDFEIKYTLNPYLVRGLDYYNDVVFEFVSNSAALGSKSTILGGGRYDGMISSFGGPNLDSIGFAFGVERLMEIISYNFEKYPELDEENLVLIAFLNNEEENEILKIAYDLRKSFQVKLINSKISIKQLFKLQYKYKPRYLIFKELNFKDNEIKVKTFNAEKNIVYRGNDDFKKQVEKLE from the coding sequence ATGTTTAAAAGACTAAAAGGAACAAAAGATATTTTTAAAAAAGAAGCACTAATTTTAGAATATATTAAGGCTTCCTTTTTTAAAATTGCTAGAAATTATAACTTTGACTTTATCGAAACACCAATAATTGAAGATATTAATTTATTTATTAGATCCTCAGGAGAAATGAGTGATATCGTCTCAAAAGAGATGTACCATTTCAAAGATAACGGTGGCAAAGAAATTGCCCTAAGACCAGAAGGTACTGCTTCAGCAATTAGAGCATATGTTGAAAATAAAATTAACAATCTAGAAAATAGTAAATTATTTTACTTTGGACCAATGTTTAGACATGAACGCCCCCAAAAAGGGCGTTTCCGTCAGTTTAACCAAGGCGGTGTTGAAATCATTGAAAATAGAAGCATTAATACTAATTTTGAAATTATTAAACTAGCGCAAGATTTTCTACATTCACTTAGAATTGAAGATTTTATTTTAGAAATCAATAATCTTGGTTCAACTAAAACTCGAATTAAATACCTTCAGGTTCTAAAAGATTATTTTTCAGCACATGCCGATCAGTTATCAGATATCTCGAAGCAAAGAATGCAAAAAAATGTTTTGAGAATTTTAGATGATAAAGAAGAATCACAAAAAGATTTTGTAAAAAATGCTCCAAAATTAATAGACTATCTTTCTGAAGATGAGCTAAGAGACTTTAATAGCCTTTTAAAAAAACTTGATGATTTTGAAATTAAATATACACTCAACCCATATCTAGTCCGGGGTTTAGATTATTATAATGATGTTGTTTTTGAATTTGTATCAAATTCTGCGGCGCTAGGTAGTAAATCAACAATCTTGGGCGGAGGAAGATATGATGGAATGATAAGTTCTTTTGGTGGGCCTAACTTAGACTCAATTGGTTTTGCCTTCGGTGTTGAAAGACTAATGGAAATTATTAGTTATAATTTTGAAAAATATCCAGAATTAGATGAAGAAAATCTAGTTTTAATTGCCTTTTTAAATAATGAAGAAGAAAATGAAATTCTTAAAATTGCCTATGATTTAAGAAAATCATTTCAAGTTAAATTGATTAATAGTAAAATTAGCATTAAGCAATTATTTAAATTACAATATAAATATAAACCTAGATATTTAATTTTTAAAGAATTAAATTTTAAGGATAATGAAATTAAAGTCAAAACCTTCAATGCTGAAAAAAACATTGTTTATAGAGGAAATGATGATTTTAAAAAACAAGTTGAGAAATTGGAGTAG
- the ruvB gene encoding Holliday junction branch migration DNA helicase RuvB: MKQEFRIDSFDKFIGQNKITSILKIMISSANEQHSMIDHILFYGPPGLGKTSLAKIIANEFKTNIIYVQGPMIEKKSDILTIFSSAQENDIIFIDEIHAMNKNVEELFYSAMEDFAIDIALGVDGNKKIMRLKLKKFSLIAATTKFNLLSKPLKDRFGYIGKLQPYSNQEIEKIIKQSASANSIKIDKEAIEYIAKHSRQTPRIANNLLKRVNDFCIYEKQKIITIDIVKSAFDYLDVYLYGLYLPQIEYLKTLNKTFYNKYASLDSISSIIKDDRSSILSEIEPLLLIYKLIEKSSRGRRITNAGIKYLEEQKLI, encoded by the coding sequence ATGAAGCAAGAGTTTAGAATTGATTCATTTGACAAATTTATCGGACAAAATAAAATTACAAGTATTCTAAAAATAATGATATCATCAGCGAATGAACAGCATTCGATGATTGATCATATACTATTTTATGGTCCTCCCGGACTAGGCAAAACTAGTTTAGCAAAAATTATTGCCAATGAATTTAAAACTAATATTATTTATGTTCAAGGACCAATGATTGAAAAGAAAAGCGACATTTTAACAATCTTTTCTTCTGCTCAAGAAAACGACATAATATTTATTGACGAGATTCACGCCATGAATAAAAATGTTGAGGAATTATTTTATTCAGCAATGGAAGATTTTGCCATTGATATTGCCTTAGGGGTTGATGGAAATAAAAAAATTATGCGCTTAAAACTAAAAAAATTTTCTTTAATCGCTGCAACAACAAAATTTAACTTACTTTCAAAACCACTAAAAGACCGTTTCGGATACATCGGAAAATTACAACCGTATTCTAATCAAGAAATCGAAAAAATTATTAAGCAATCTGCCTCTGCTAATTCAATTAAGATTGACAAAGAAGCAATTGAATACATAGCAAAACATTCACGTCAAACTCCAAGAATTGCTAATAATTTACTAAAAAGGGTCAACGATTTTTGTATTTATGAAAAGCAAAAAATTATAACAATTGACATTGTCAAGTCAGCGTTTGACTATTTAGATGTATATTTATATGGTTTGTATTTGCCACAAATTGAGTATTTGAAAACACTCAATAAAACTTTTTATAATAAATATGCTTCTTTAGATTCGATTTCATCGATTATTAAAGATGATAGAAGTTCAATTTTAAGTGAAATTGAACCCTTACTTTTGATTTATAAACTAATAGAAAAGTCCTCACGGGGACGGCGGATAACAAACGCTGGAATTAAATATTTAGAAGAGCAAAAACTTATTTAA